In Podospora pseudocomata strain CBS 415.72m chromosome 4, whole genome shotgun sequence, the genomic stretch tcggccgccatggcccagACCACCAGCGTCTGTGGTGCCGACTACATAGTCGAGGCCTGCCTCGGCTCCGAGAAGGCGAAGCTCGCCGCCTGCGGCCAGAGTGACTACGACTGCTCATGCGCCGCCTGGCAAGCTATCCTCACGTAAGTTTCGCTGTGTCACCCGCCATCTTGGTGATATTCTAGACAGTATCTAACCTCCTTGCGCGCGTACAGCTGCTACAACAACTGCCCCAACGACTCTCGTCTCCGTAAGTTCTCAACCCGCCCACTTTGCCTCGAACGCGTAATCTCTGTATTCGTACTGACTCTCCGTATCAGACTCTGACGTCGGCCAAAAGGACATCTTCTGCGGCTTCGCCTCCCAGTTCCCTTCCAAGGCCACCGCTGCCCCTTCCGCCtccaaaaccaacaacgTCAACCCGGCCCCGACCCTAAATCAGAACcaggttgaggatgatgcgAGCAACACTGACGACGAgtccggcacctccaccctcactAGCTCCccagccaccaacaccaacagcgCTGCGTATCTCGCCCTGAACGCTGGCGGtgtcctcgccgccgtcgccggtgttgttgctgtcgtgcTCTAAGCGAGAGGGAAAGTTTGGCAAGCCATTTGCCGGGTGTTGTGTGGTTCTTTTTGGGGAAAGCCTTCTTTGGAAAAGTGGAATCTGTGATCCGAGCTTCTTTTGGATAATCATCTGGCTTGGATTACGCAAAAGTTGAGACTGGGATTTACATTTATTTGCGATTTCCAGCTTTGGTTCTGACCGCCTCTTTGTGAGGGTCAGGTTCCCATTTTTCTTCCTTCTGGATTCAAGTAATGCTTAATTTTTTGTGTGTGGTGTTAGCGTTAATGGCTTTGAAGATAGTAATGAACTTGGTTTGTTATGTCGGTCGAAGATTTGGTTCTTGTTTGCTGAGCGATGTTTCCATCATcggatggatgatgagctgTTCACTGACATTGATTCTTGCAGTCGGGGAGAGAAAGACAGGTTTGCCCCGGTGATGGAGTTTGTCAGTTCCACCTGAGCCGAGCCATTGGAGCAACTTTAAGGTAAGTTCAGATGAAACAAGCTGTCACTGACAAGTCAAGGAGTAACAACAAGCCATTTTAAAAGGTTGGTGAAAGACAGAACTAACACTGACAACTATCAAGGCTAACTTATCCTGACCCAAATCCAATCTCAgaccaaccaccccaaccccaacctcacatCTAAGCACTCTCCTCACTCCCCAACTGCGaaaaccccttcctcccctctgactccttccaccccttcgCCACCCCGTTCCCAGCCGCGCTCGCCCCCGCCAGCTTCCTAAACGCCGACCGTCCCGGGTCATCCTCACTCCCGGGCTCAGGCAACGGGCCCTCCACCGTCCCGCTCCCCTCAAAACCACCCTCTGTCAGATTCTTCCCGTGCGGCTTCCCGCCCCTCTCGGCACCGGTATGAATCAAATTCTCGACATAAGTCGGTGCCTTGGCCCCCTGCCCCTCGGGATTGCTCACAATCTTTGACAATTCCGTCTTGGTCGACTTGGAGGGCATCCCCTTTTGTCCGCGCTCCGACTGGGACGATTTGGACATTTGGGCTGATTCCAAGGAGGCGGAATTGCTAGAGGGGCGGCCGGTGGTAccggagagggaggattcGTACTCGGATTGGGAGGCTGGCTggccgggggaggagccggaggaggtggggtttTCGGAGAAGGCGCCGCCGTGGCGGCGGGATTCGGCGGctagggaggaggggttgacggGGCCGGCTGATTCTTGGGTTATGGGGGCTGAGGAGCCGAGGGTGACcttggggggggttgttaggggggtggttgtgtttgggggaagaggaggggggaaggggacgTGCCTTGGTGCCGGCGCTTGGTGCTTTATTGGGGGACATAATTAATGATTTGGTTTATTTGAACTTTGCAGAGGACTTTGGTTACATAGCTGGAGATGATAGGAATTGGGTTCAGGAGAGAGCACAATTCCTATTTAATCTTCTTTGGCATCTTCTTGAACTGTGGAAAGACAAAGGTGATGTCATTCGGTCCCCCTCTCTGATGTCATGTTGGCATTTTGTATCCCGTTTATAATTGAGGTGAATATATGAGACGCGGGATTCAGATAGGTTCGGAGCTTGGCTGGGCGGGGAGCTCCTCCAGTCCATGACTTCATGATGAGCTCTTGTTTGCAGCCAATCTGTGTTATGTAAGGAGGCACAGGGAGCCTGGCAGCTTTTGtgagaggtggaggggaggaaagggCGGCTCTATGGAATGTAGCTTTGGTATCTCAATGAGATTTACCTTACCCTGCTGTTGCCCACTCTTCAGAGGTATTGTATGGCGTCTGTTTCATCCTTTTCAGGGCATTCTGGAGCTGTCTTTCTTGAGAGTTTAAAAGTGTCTGGACTAACTCTTGGGCCACACGGATTGGAAGAGTCTTCTCTGGTCAGCAAATGAATCTTTCTGAATGAATTTCTGTGTTTCTCAGTTAGATATAGGGACAACATGTCGTGTAAGCGAGTGCTAGGatcaagggttagggttgccAGTGTCATGTGCTGGACGTGCGAAACAAGACCAAGAGCACTGGATACTCGGAGACTGCGATCATATAAGAAAGAAAGCCTAGACCTCGGACACGATTGCATTTAGAGGAGAAACTATGGACCTACCCTGCTGCATCGCAAGACTGGCTCGGTATCCAAGAAACTCGCCGGTGAGTCAGCAGCTGGCCAGAGGCGTGATTCTGGAATCGGCGCCACCTTTGGTTGCTCCCGCCCGCCCAAAGCTCCGACCGACCATCAGCGCATTTGCCCCGCGACTCTTGCTGCTCTTTTTCCCTGTTGAAAACTCATGGGGTCCGACCTTGGGCCCCGAACTCACCTGTGTTTCTGAAAAATTCATAGGGATTCAGGTTGTGGCCATCAAGCCGGTGTCTCCGTTAGGTTGATGCCGAATTTACAAACCGCCACATCGGTTTTCTTCACTCTTGcccgccgccctccactCGATCGACGTTTTGCGAGGCCGACGCATTGACACCAGCCGACGATTTAACTACTCCATCTACCTTCTCAAGTATGCACAGGGCCCACTCACCCTCATGCCACTCTCCTCTGCCAGCAATGGCAACTGACATTTCGCCTCCAAGTCCCGATGAGCTTCGGTTTGCTTCAGAGCAAGCCTTAGCCAAACTACCCGACGAGCAGCAGTCGGTTGCTCCGGCCACGATATCAAACATGAACTCGACGTCATCAGCCCCAAGCAAGCCTCCGCCGGCGGCACCAGCGAACCACTCCCCCGCGCCTCCCCAGGCCCCCCCATCGGCGAGCTTTGATACAAGCCGACGACAGACACAGAGTCCCTTACACGCTCCTGGACAGCCTCGGAAGAGCCAAGGGGCAAGAAAACAGCATAGAAACCAGAGAAGGGCTGGCCCGTCATTTGGCGACTCTCATatggacgacgaggacgccaTGGCTGAGATTAGAGCCCTTCGCAATACCTCCAGCCGCCGCGGCCAAACATCCATCACACATCTAATGAATTATGCGCTTCCACCACGACCATATGAGGGTTCGCACGCGCCTTACTCCCGATCCTACCGGAGAAACCCTGCGTGGGGCGTAGGCTCGGGATATCACGCCGTGGACAAGGCCCGGTACATCCATGCGAACTACCGCTTTGTTGTGACCCCCGAGGGCGACTACACCGTCCAAgccgccgacgccgaccAGCACATCGAGTGGACCGACGTACTTCAAGTCATTGCATCTACTGAATCGCAACAGACTTCGTGCCCCAT encodes the following:
- a CDS encoding hypothetical protein (COG:S; EggNog:ENOG503P6Q8) gives rise to the protein MKSFFLPVAVLVSAAMAQTTSVCGADYIVEACLGSEKAKLAACGQSDYDCSCAAWQAILTCYNNCPNDSRLHSDVGQKDIFCGFASQFPSKATAAPSASKTNNVNPAPTLNQNQVEDDASNTDDESGTSTLTSSPATNTNSAAYLALNAGGVLAAVAGVVAVVL
- a CDS encoding hypothetical protein (EggNog:ENOG503P84W), whose product is MSPNKAPSAGTKVTLGSSAPITQESAGPVNPSSLAAESRRHGGAFSENPTSSGSSPGQPASQSEYESSLSGTTGRPSSNSASLESAQMSKSSQSERGQKGMPSKSTKTELSKIVSNPEGQGAKAPTYVENLIHTGAERGGKPHGKNLTEGGFEGSGTVEGPLPEPGSEDDPGRSAFRKLAGASAAGNGVAKGWKESEGRKGFSQLGSEESA